One Oncorhynchus kisutch isolate 150728-3 linkage group LG11, Okis_V2, whole genome shotgun sequence genomic region harbors:
- the marveld1 gene encoding MARVEL domain-containing protein 1, translated as MPPQPEVNKHFWDFLKSFLGIIRILQILFGAGLWVTIAANKYEGSIHFVLFVAVLFWLLTLTAFFITLLDKQDLVPVLGGDRWLLSNLVHDIAAAVLYLPAIGVMIYKTGRYEYCNLEQYKHHCLYKVYLAAAVFACLAAVVYLVSSVYVGCRKCRGEQTVV; from the coding sequence ATGCCCCCCCAGCCGGAGGTGAACAAACATTTCTGGGACTTCCTTAAGAGTTTTCTCGGCATTATCCGAATCCTCCAAATCCTTTTCGGAGCAGGACTATGGGTCACAATCGCCGCCAACAAATACGAAGGCTCCATCCACTTCGTCCTGTTCGTGGCCGTGCTCTTCTGGCTCCTCACCCTCACCGCGTTTTTTATCACTCTCCTGGACAAACAGGACCTTGTCCCCGTCTTGGGAGGGGACCGGTGGTTGCTTAGCAACCTGGTTCATGACATCGCTGCTGCGGTGCTGTATCTACCGGCGATCGGCGTCATGATCTACAAGACAGGGCGGTACGAGTACTGCAACCTGGAGCAATATAAACACCACTGCCTGTATAAAGTCTATCTGGCTGCTGCCGTGTTCGCATGTCTGGCCGCTGTTGTGTATCTTGTCTCGTCTGTGTATGTTGGCTGTAGGAAGTGCCGGGGAGAGCAGACGGTGGtttga